A window of the Dongshaea marina genome harbors these coding sequences:
- a CDS encoding fumarate hydratase: protein MTIIKKQDFIDSVADALQYISYYHPLDFVQALDKAYHKEQNPAAKDAIAQILINSRMSAEGHRPICQDTGIVTCFVKIGMQAQWDTDWTVQQMVDEGIRRAYTNPDNPLRASIVSDPAGSRKNTRDNTPGVVHIEMVAGDKVEVILAAKGGGSENKTKMKMLNPSDDIASWVLETVPQMGAGWCPPGILGIGIGGTAEKAAVLAKESLMDPVDIHELLERGANNADEELRLALFKGINELGIGAQGVGGLTTVVDVKVKSAPTHAASKPVVIIPNCAATRHVHFTLDGSGAAELKAPRLEDWPEITREAGAGTRRVNLDGLTKEDILSWKSGETLLLSGKILTGRDAAHKRIADLLSRGETLPEGVDFTNRFIYYVGPVDAVGDEVVGPAGPTTSTRMDKFTEMMLAQTGLIGMIGKAERGPAAIEAIKKHDAVYLMAVGGAAYLVAKAIRKSRVVAFPELGMEAIYEFEIEDMPVTVAVDHQGTNIHQQGPEIWKVKIAEMEGK, encoded by the coding sequence ATGACCATAATAAAAAAGCAGGATTTCATCGATTCAGTTGCAGATGCGCTGCAATATATCTCCTATTATCATCCGCTTGATTTTGTCCAGGCGCTGGATAAGGCCTATCACAAAGAGCAAAACCCGGCCGCGAAGGATGCGATTGCTCAAATCTTAATTAACTCTCGAATGTCGGCCGAGGGGCACAGACCCATCTGTCAGGACACCGGAATTGTGACCTGTTTCGTCAAGATTGGGATGCAGGCCCAATGGGATACGGACTGGACGGTGCAGCAGATGGTGGATGAGGGGATCCGTCGCGCCTATACCAATCCTGATAACCCGCTGCGTGCCTCCATCGTCAGCGATCCGGCCGGCAGCCGTAAAAATACCCGGGATAACACCCCTGGGGTGGTGCATATTGAGATGGTTGCGGGGGACAAGGTTGAGGTGATTCTGGCGGCCAAAGGTGGCGGCTCTGAGAATAAAACCAAGATGAAGATGCTCAACCCCTCTGACGATATTGCCAGCTGGGTGTTGGAGACGGTGCCGCAGATGGGAGCGGGCTGGTGTCCTCCCGGGATCCTCGGGATAGGGATCGGCGGGACCGCTGAAAAAGCGGCGGTGCTTGCCAAAGAATCCCTGATGGATCCGGTGGATATCCATGAGCTGCTTGAGCGGGGTGCTAACAATGCCGATGAGGAGCTGCGTCTTGCCCTGTTCAAGGGAATTAATGAGCTGGGAATTGGTGCCCAGGGAGTCGGTGGCCTGACGACCGTGGTGGATGTGAAGGTGAAGAGCGCACCAACCCATGCCGCTTCCAAGCCGGTGGTGATCATTCCTAACTGTGCTGCGACCCGTCATGTTCACTTTACCCTGGATGGTTCAGGTGCCGCCGAGCTGAAGGCGCCACGCCTTGAGGATTGGCCTGAGATCACTCGTGAGGCGGGGGCTGGCACCCGCAGGGTTAACCTGGATGGGCTGACCAAAGAGGATATCCTCTCCTGGAAAAGTGGGGAAACCCTGTTGCTTTCCGGCAAGATCCTGACCGGCCGCGATGCCGCCCATAAGCGCATCGCCGATCTGCTTTCCAGGGGAGAGACGTTGCCCGAGGGAGTGGATTTCACCAACCGCTTTATCTATTACGTGGGGCCAGTAGATGCGGTTGGAGATGAGGTGGTTGGTCCGGCGGGGCCAACGACTTCGACCCGAATGGACAAGTTCACCGAGATGATGCTGGCACAAACTGGCCTCATCGGCATGATAGGTAAGGCTGAGCGTGGACCTGCCGCGATTGAGGCGATTAAGAAGCATGATGCCGTCTATCTGATGGCGGTCGGTGGCGCGGCTTACCTGGTGGCTAAGGCGATCCGCAAATCCAGGGTGGTTGCCTTCCCTGAACTTGGCATGGAGGCTATCTATGAGTTTGAGATTGAGGATATGCCGGTCACGGTTGCAGTCGATCACCAGGGCACCAACATCCATCAGCAGGGCCCGGAGATCTGGAAGGTGAAGATTGCCGAGATGGAAGGCAAGTAA
- the pabB gene encoding aminodeoxychorismate synthase component I, giving the protein MKPTLHRKPLCDTDDIHGLFAPLAHLPWAMLLESAAADHPDSRYHIITADPLATLTTYGQTTRVRYDGIIEESAEDPLQLLQAWQHQLLGDCSQIPCELPFFSGAMGLWSYDLGRRFESLPQTLAVDDSAPDMAVGIYDWAIVIDRSTGKTELLQLGGEQQLQARYQWWQQQITTEQAPFALSSQWHSNMSYPEYQQKFTAIEQYLKSGDCYQINLTQRFSARYRGCEWQAYCLLSEQNRAPFSAFIRLDECALLSISPERFIAVDDRHAQTKPIKGTRPRGSNPVEDRQQAEWLLCSTKDKAENLMIVDLLRNDFSRACEAGSVKVPILFGLESFPAVHHLVSTVTGTLAPGQQASDLLRACFPGGSITGAPKIRAMEIIEELEPTRRSVYCGSIGYISAHGRMDTSITIRTLLCHQQVIHCWVGGGIVADSTVEEEFREAEHKVAKILPLLSGVNQSPSSQPLCSAATA; this is encoded by the coding sequence ATGAAACCAACTCTTCATCGAAAGCCCCTGTGTGACACAGACGATATCCATGGGCTGTTTGCCCCGCTTGCTCATCTTCCCTGGGCCATGCTTCTCGAATCAGCCGCAGCGGACCATCCCGATAGTCGCTATCACATCATCACAGCAGACCCCCTCGCCACCCTGACCACCTACGGCCAAACAACCAGAGTAAGGTATGATGGCATAATAGAGGAGAGTGCAGAGGATCCATTGCAGCTTCTCCAAGCCTGGCAACATCAACTGCTGGGAGATTGCAGCCAGATCCCCTGCGAACTGCCATTTTTTTCCGGTGCCATGGGGTTATGGAGCTATGATCTGGGGCGGCGCTTTGAATCCCTGCCTCAGACGCTGGCTGTGGATGACTCTGCGCCGGATATGGCCGTTGGGATCTATGACTGGGCCATAGTGATCGATCGCAGCACGGGCAAAACCGAACTGCTGCAGCTTGGGGGTGAACAGCAACTGCAGGCGCGCTACCAGTGGTGGCAGCAGCAAATCACCACGGAGCAAGCCCCCTTTGCCCTGAGCTCACAGTGGCACTCCAATATGAGCTACCCCGAATACCAGCAGAAATTTACCGCCATCGAGCAGTATCTTAAGAGCGGAGATTGCTACCAGATCAACCTGACCCAGCGCTTTAGCGCCCGCTATCGGGGTTGTGAGTGGCAGGCCTATTGCCTGCTTAGCGAACAAAATAGGGCTCCCTTCTCGGCTTTTATCCGCCTGGATGAGTGTGCCCTGCTAAGCATCTCACCGGAGCGTTTTATTGCCGTCGATGACCGGCATGCTCAAACCAAGCCGATCAAGGGCACCCGGCCCAGGGGCAGTAACCCGGTTGAGGATCGGCAACAAGCCGAGTGGCTCCTTTGTTCAACCAAAGATAAGGCCGAGAATCTGATGATCGTTGATCTACTACGCAACGATTTCAGCCGGGCCTGTGAAGCCGGCAGTGTCAAGGTTCCGATCCTGTTTGGCCTTGAGAGCTTTCCCGCGGTCCACCACCTGGTCAGTACAGTCACCGGCACTCTGGCCCCCGGCCAGCAGGCAAGCGATCTGCTACGAGCCTGTTTTCCCGGTGGATCCATCACCGGAGCCCCCAAGATCCGGGCGATGGAGATCATCGAAGAGCTTGAGCCGACCCGCCGTTCCGTATACTGTGGAAGTATTGGATATATCAGTGCCCATGGACGAATGGATACCTCCATCACCATCCGCACTTTGCTTTGCCACCAGCAAGTCATTCATTGCTGGGTCGGTGGCGGGATTGTCGCCGATTCGACCGTTGAAGAGGAATTTCGTGAAGCTGAGCACAAAGTCGCCAAAATCTTACCCCTGCTTTCAGGAGTTAACCAAAGCCCATCTTCTCAGCCGCTTTGTTCTGCAGCAACCGCCTGA
- a CDS encoding CoA pyrophosphatase has protein sequence MKLSTKSPKSYPCFQELTKAHLLSRFVLQQPPEPVHFKHFLPKRMSAVLIPIISRDERLSVLLTRRSETLRHHAGQICFPGGRCDPEDQDEVQTALRETHEEIGLQPQEIQILGKLPGRGTRTQFHITPIVGLIEQEYALRLNHTEVSEAFEVPLHVLRQQLPPFKKNHHLGPYPSFIWHHHLIWGATAGLLEECLQLFSEPC, from the coding sequence GTGAAGCTGAGCACAAAGTCGCCAAAATCTTACCCCTGCTTTCAGGAGTTAACCAAAGCCCATCTTCTCAGCCGCTTTGTTCTGCAGCAACCGCCTGAGCCGGTTCATTTCAAACACTTTCTTCCCAAGCGGATGTCGGCGGTGCTGATCCCGATCATCTCACGCGACGAGCGGCTCAGCGTGCTGCTGACCCGGCGCAGCGAAACCCTGCGCCATCATGCCGGTCAGATCTGCTTTCCCGGCGGGCGCTGCGATCCTGAGGATCAGGATGAGGTTCAAACTGCGCTGCGGGAAACCCATGAAGAGATAGGGCTGCAACCCCAAGAGATCCAGATCCTCGGCAAACTCCCGGGCCGGGGTACCCGCACCCAATTTCATATCACCCCCATCGTCGGCTTGATTGAACAGGAGTATGCGCTGCGCTTGAACCACACCGAGGTAAGCGAAGCCTTTGAGGTCCCTCTGCATGTTCTGAGACAACAGCTGCCCCCCTTTAAGAAAAACCATCATCTGGGCCCCTACCCCAGCTTTATCTGGCACCATCACTTGATCTGGGGAGCAACCGCCGGGCTCCTTGAGGAGTGCCTGCAGCTATTCTCCGAGCCCTGTTAA